In Selenomonas dianae, a genomic segment contains:
- a CDS encoding response regulator transcription factor, translated as MKKILLVEDDSDIAELERDYLEADGFAVDICTDGDEGKSRALSGGYSLILLDVMLPGADGFAICRAVRKELDIPILMVSARLEDVDKIRALGLGADDYVVKPFSPSELAARVKAHIARYERLKGSAQEMPSALHFGDLEIQPQTHRVFVAGCEVRLATREFELLLFLAEHPQIVFSKEALYDRVWDLDAMGSTSTVAVHINRLREKIEPDPAHPQWIQTVWGAGYRFNNEAVGET; from the coding sequence ATGAAGAAGATCCTACTGGTTGAGGATGACAGTGACATCGCGGAACTGGAACGCGACTATCTTGAGGCGGACGGCTTTGCCGTGGATATATGCACCGACGGAGACGAGGGGAAAAGCCGCGCGCTCTCGGGCGGGTACAGCCTGATACTGCTCGATGTCATGCTGCCGGGTGCGGACGGCTTTGCGATCTGCCGTGCGGTGCGCAAGGAGCTCGACATCCCCATCCTCATGGTTTCGGCGCGTCTTGAGGATGTGGACAAGATCCGTGCGCTCGGACTCGGTGCGGACGACTACGTCGTGAAGCCGTTCAGCCCGAGCGAGCTCGCCGCACGCGTCAAGGCACACATCGCCCGCTATGAACGTCTGAAGGGAAGCGCACAGGAAATGCCTTCGGCGCTGCATTTCGGCGATCTTGAGATCCAGCCGCAGACGCACCGCGTCTTTGTCGCAGGATGTGAGGTGCGCCTCGCAACGCGCGAGTTTGAGCTGCTGCTCTTTCTCGCGGAACACCCGCAGATCGTATTCAGCAAGGAGGCACTCTATGACCGCGTCTGGGATCTGGACGCTATGGGGAGCACCTCTACCGTCGCTGTCCATATCAACCGTCTGCGTGAGAAGATCGAGCCCGATCCCGCACATCCGCAGTGGATTCAGACGGTCTGGGGCGCAGGCTACCGCTTCAACAACGAGGCAGTGGGAGAGACGTGA
- a CDS encoding sensor histidine kinase: MHLRDLSLRTKLLAANTLMVVIPIAVLIAVGAALFGGLRHAGTLQYQVLAMLWPEQGSTLSVQFALSSLRTEVEKKKFKLHNIESDIHLLEGAGVRLCADQKDTHYLTEGADAEEIRRMVTLKCGARGSALTWDRDGFFFRYEGLRSGAVLMGAGAVPMMRGAEEPPLPHDVRERIVDTVLILLIGTASVGILLLGRFLARLLSAQILAPLAELRTAAAAIRHGDLEHALPPMGSDEVGETCRAFDEMRQELARARAREAAEEERRRTLFIGILHDIATPLTAIKGYASGILDGIASTPEKQRTYAERIHRSAATMARLTSRLREFLQLGSDQLPLAWETVRARDFLGAVIAEYTPDCNAQGIHLTLEDGDTNPAVCIDCDEFTRVLKNLWENSGKYRRNADVDVHLSLATVNGFLAIRCDDNGIGVRAEDLPKLFDSFYRTDAARTNVAGGSGLGLAIVRQIVTAFGGSVHAEPSPMNGLRVVLMLPIVNEGDAE, translated from the coding sequence ATGCATCTGCGCGATCTGTCGCTCAGGACAAAGCTGCTAGCAGCAAATACGTTGATGGTTGTCATACCGATTGCGGTGCTCATCGCCGTCGGCGCGGCACTGTTCGGTGGGCTGCGTCATGCGGGAACGCTCCAGTATCAGGTGCTCGCGATGCTCTGGCCGGAGCAGGGCAGTACGCTCTCCGTGCAGTTTGCCCTGAGCTCGCTGCGCACCGAGGTGGAGAAGAAAAAGTTCAAGCTGCACAATATCGAGAGCGACATCCATCTGCTCGAAGGTGCGGGAGTCCGCCTCTGCGCCGACCAAAAGGACACACACTACCTGACCGAGGGCGCAGATGCGGAGGAGATCCGCCGCATGGTCACGCTCAAATGCGGCGCACGCGGCTCCGCGCTCACATGGGATCGGGACGGTTTCTTCTTCCGCTATGAAGGACTGCGCAGTGGAGCTGTTCTCATGGGTGCGGGTGCTGTCCCCATGATGCGCGGTGCGGAGGAGCCACCGCTCCCGCACGATGTACGCGAACGCATCGTGGATACGGTGCTCATCCTGCTCATCGGCACGGCATCCGTTGGGATTCTCCTCCTCGGTCGCTTCCTCGCGCGTCTTCTCTCGGCGCAAATTCTCGCGCCGCTCGCAGAGCTGCGCACAGCCGCCGCAGCCATCCGCCATGGCGATCTGGAGCACGCGCTCCCGCCAATGGGCAGCGATGAGGTGGGCGAGACCTGCCGCGCATTCGACGAGATGCGGCAGGAGTTGGCACGTGCCCGCGCACGCGAGGCGGCGGAGGAGGAGCGCCGCCGTACACTCTTCATCGGCATCCTCCACGATATTGCAACGCCGCTGACCGCGATCAAGGGCTATGCAAGCGGCATTCTCGACGGCATCGCCTCCACCCCCGAGAAGCAGCGCACCTATGCAGAGCGCATCCATCGCTCTGCTGCGACGATGGCGCGTCTGACCTCACGTCTGCGCGAGTTCCTGCAGCTCGGAAGCGATCAGCTTCCACTCGCATGGGAAACGGTTCGTGCACGGGACTTCCTCGGCGCAGTCATCGCAGAATATACGCCCGATTGCAATGCGCAAGGAATTCACCTCACACTGGAGGACGGGGATACGAATCCCGCCGTCTGCATCGACTGCGACGAGTTCACCCGCGTGCTCAAAAACCTGTGGGAAAACAGCGGCAAATATCGGCGCAATGCGGACGTGGACGTTCATCTGTCACTTGCCACAGTGAACGGCTTCCTCGCCATCCGCTGTGACGACAACGGGATCGGCGTTCGCGCCGAGGATCTGCCGAAGCTCTTTGACAGCTTTTACCGCACGGATGCGGCACGCACGAATGTCGCGGGCGGCAGCGGTCTCGGGCTCGCCATTGTACGTCAGATCGTGACGGCATTCGGCGGGAGCGTACACGCCGAGCCGTCGCCCATGAACGGCCTTCGCGTTGTACTGATGCTGCCCATTGTAAATGAGGGAGATGCAGAATGA
- a CDS encoding peptidase, protein MEMKNVKDQVKSVFTPARLKKAAVLAVLACVVSAGGTYYYNQRAEARSAQEKQARSEMIAAQAEQRGIVLIDEDHVRMIASDAIGKDVTELDFRKVYLTMKDHDDRNGKHEKKHKDDRRHDCDGLREHDRDHREMMSPPPAEIPADAGASAPTASPAQSAPMTGQPGFHPVYKVKCYVGNMEYKLRIDAVTGAVLSSKAEMDDDHF, encoded by the coding sequence ATGGAAATGAAGAATGTCAAGGATCAGGTCAAGAGCGTATTCACTCCCGCCCGTTTGAAGAAGGCGGCGGTGCTTGCCGTACTCGCCTGCGTCGTCAGTGCGGGCGGTACGTACTATTACAATCAGCGGGCGGAGGCGCGTTCTGCGCAGGAGAAACAGGCACGCTCCGAGATGATCGCGGCGCAGGCAGAGCAGCGCGGCATTGTCCTCATCGACGAGGATCATGTGCGGATGATTGCGTCGGACGCGATCGGAAAGGACGTAACAGAGCTGGACTTCCGCAAGGTCTATCTGACGATGAAGGATCATGATGACCGCAATGGAAAACATGAGAAGAAACACAAAGATGATCGCAGACATGACTGTGACGGATTGCGGGAACATGACCGCGATCACCGCGAAATGATGTCGCCCCCTCCGGCGGAGATACCTGCAGATGCGGGAGCGTCCGCACCGACGGCATCGCCTGCACAGTCCGCCCCAATGACGGGACAGCCGGGATTCCACCCCGTCTACAAGGTGAAGTGCTATGTGGGGAATATGGAGTACAAGCTCCGCATTGACGCGGTAACGGGAGCCGTGCTCTCAAGCAAGGCGGAGATGGACGACGATCACTTCTAA
- a CDS encoding methyl-accepting chemotaxis protein: protein MQEQGQKQGRGIGFQLNAITLIGVVVMVTILISFVGYRAYEELLNMGSQAQYNELGDKARPVIGSYESVKQSGLDLRQHIYALMTAPPEARSRDALNVLLSDVMESNPNLVGVGVVFEPNAFDGQDAAHAADPLSDGTGRVIPYLGREGGVLEFEPTTGYDTDSWYTEPAKTSKPTLTPAYYDEVGGKKTLMASIGLPILVDGRFVGAITLDFDMDKVQEMFEKLSTPDNIYIMMDNTGQVIAHGTSRDTVMKDAFQLMHLDAAEKQSIYSEGLYSKTQVSPTTGKDSVYIYHEIKYDEMNTSWAVFSITDKDKFVGTAREMVIFSVVLAVICTVALVVALAMFVQRRLIVPIGDVSDTLARFADLDMDPTKGEKVRAHAARTDEIGSMVGSLTRMANSMRDMIGKINGASQSVAATSEELTATAQNTAHSAETVRKGIHDIADSARVQVKDTQDAVDHTEQILGMLDNNRKVMEEMNEATANIQKRQTEGAEILADLMKKSAETADATQEVSRVVEETNERAERIEEASAMIQSISEQTNLLALNAAIEAARAGEAGRGFAVVAEEIRKLAEQSRGFTDEINGIIGELKTKSQQAVDTMEVSKKLVEESNVNLGRTQRRFDMIAEAVEGANSVVTKLNESAEKLTEKNKAIAAVANKLMDMANENDVTTDEAEAAVDTQTQALGDIAEASESLAQIATDLQNEIERFRV, encoded by the coding sequence TTGCAGGAACAAGGGCAAAAGCAGGGAAGGGGGATCGGCTTTCAGCTGAATGCAATCACGCTCATCGGCGTGGTTGTCATGGTGACGATCCTTATCTCGTTCGTCGGCTATCGTGCCTACGAGGAGCTTCTCAACATGGGGTCGCAGGCGCAGTACAACGAACTGGGCGACAAGGCACGTCCCGTGATTGGCAGCTATGAGTCGGTCAAGCAGTCGGGACTGGATCTGCGGCAGCACATCTACGCGCTGATGACGGCGCCGCCGGAGGCACGCAGCCGTGATGCGCTGAACGTCCTGCTCTCGGATGTCATGGAGTCCAATCCGAACCTCGTCGGGGTGGGCGTGGTATTCGAGCCGAATGCGTTCGACGGGCAGGATGCGGCGCATGCGGCCGACCCGCTCTCCGACGGGACGGGGCGTGTGATTCCGTATTTGGGACGCGAGGGCGGTGTGCTTGAGTTCGAGCCGACGACCGGTTACGATACGGACTCGTGGTACACGGAGCCGGCAAAGACCTCGAAGCCGACGCTCACGCCGGCATACTATGATGAAGTCGGCGGCAAGAAAACACTCATGGCCTCCATCGGTCTGCCGATCCTTGTCGACGGCCGCTTTGTCGGTGCGATCACGCTCGACTTCGATATGGACAAGGTTCAGGAGATGTTCGAGAAGCTCAGTACGCCCGACAACATCTATATCATGATGGACAATACCGGGCAGGTCATCGCACACGGTACGAGCCGGGATACGGTTATGAAGGACGCGTTCCAGTTGATGCACCTGGATGCGGCGGAGAAGCAGAGCATCTACTCGGAGGGGCTTTACAGCAAGACGCAGGTTTCGCCGACGACGGGGAAGGACTCGGTCTACATCTACCACGAGATCAAGTACGACGAGATGAACACGTCGTGGGCGGTGTTCTCCATCACGGACAAGGATAAATTCGTCGGAACCGCGCGCGAGATGGTCATCTTCTCCGTTGTGCTGGCAGTGATTTGTACGGTGGCACTCGTGGTCGCGCTTGCGATGTTCGTTCAGCGCCGCCTCATCGTCCCGATCGGCGATGTGTCCGATACGCTCGCGCGCTTTGCGGATCTCGACATGGATCCGACGAAGGGGGAGAAGGTGCGTGCACATGCGGCACGTACGGACGAGATCGGCTCGATGGTCGGATCTCTCACCCGCATGGCGAACAGTATGCGTGATATGATCGGCAAGATCAACGGGGCATCCCAGTCGGTCGCCGCGACGAGCGAGGAGCTGACCGCGACGGCGCAGAATACAGCACACTCGGCGGAGACCGTGCGCAAGGGCATCCACGACATCGCCGACAGTGCGCGTGTGCAGGTGAAGGACACGCAGGATGCGGTCGATCATACAGAGCAGATTCTCGGGATGCTTGACAACAACCGCAAGGTCATGGAGGAGATGAACGAGGCAACGGCGAACATCCAGAAGCGCCAGACCGAGGGCGCGGAGATCCTCGCCGACCTTATGAAGAAGTCCGCCGAGACCGCTGATGCCACACAGGAAGTTTCGCGCGTGGTCGAGGAGACGAATGAGCGTGCGGAGCGCATTGAAGAAGCGAGCGCGATGATCCAGTCCATCTCCGAGCAGACGAACCTCCTCGCACTTAACGCTGCCATCGAGGCAGCGCGCGCGGGCGAGGCAGGGCGCGGATTCGCTGTCGTCGCTGAGGAGATCCGCAAGCTTGCCGAGCAGTCGCGCGGCTTTACGGATGAGATCAACGGCATCATCGGCGAGCTCAAGACGAAGTCGCAGCAGGCAGTCGATACGATGGAGGTCTCCAAGAAGCTGGTCGAGGAGAGCAACGTCAATCTCGGACGCACGCAGCGTCGCTTTGACATGATTGCCGAGGCAGTCGAGGGCGCGAACAGCGTTGTTACGAAGCTGAACGAATCCGCCGAGAAGCTGACGGAGAAGAACAAGGCGATCGCTGCCGTCGCCAACAAGCTGATGGATATGGCGAACGAGAACGATGTGACGACGGACGAGGCAGAAGCCGCCGTCGACACGCAGACGCAGGCACTCGGCGACATCGCCGAGGCGAGCGAGAGCCTCGCGCAGATCGCAACGGATCTCCAGAACGAGATCGAGCGCTTCCGCGTCTGA
- a CDS encoding AEC family transporter, translating to MDSSDFRIIYLFTDLLAPLIVGYLLYRHGKISDALISRILRLNVIIIYTTLALMSCWTLPISWDLALIPIYGVLIVLVPGLVGWAFFIRKYRSPLDRGAYLANAMMSNITTLGGVCAYIIYGEQGFAYAQIMGIFQTLMLVLAVFPMAQYYYLQHKNHGRGGKIHMRFLDIFLSWNQLSILGMAAGLALNAAGIERPAAVGTAFEGLIHFGAWFGMLPVGALVNLHRARRYAPYTLDLFALRFLILPVFMMAISYPFVRDPVLLGAILVFSVTPGAINSVTAAKLYHLNVDYTISGFLTTSIAFFFLVYPALFFLLR from the coding sequence ATGGATAGTTCCGATTTTCGCATCATCTACCTTTTCACCGATCTTCTCGCGCCGCTCATCGTCGGCTATCTGCTCTATCGGCACGGGAAAATCTCAGACGCGCTCATCAGCCGCATCCTGCGTCTGAACGTCATCATCATCTACACGACGCTCGCCCTCATGAGCTGTTGGACACTCCCGATCTCGTGGGATCTCGCGCTCATCCCGATCTACGGCGTGCTTATCGTCCTCGTTCCGGGGCTTGTCGGATGGGCGTTCTTCATCCGTAAATATCGGAGTCCGCTCGATCGCGGCGCATACCTCGCAAACGCAATGATGTCCAACATCACCACCCTCGGCGGGGTCTGCGCCTACATCATCTACGGGGAGCAGGGCTTTGCCTACGCGCAGATCATGGGCATATTCCAAACCCTCATGCTCGTACTCGCCGTATTCCCCATGGCACAGTATTACTATTTGCAGCACAAGAATCACGGGCGCGGCGGCAAGATCCATATGCGCTTCCTCGATATTTTTCTCTCGTGGAATCAGCTCAGCATCCTCGGCATGGCGGCAGGGCTCGCACTCAATGCGGCGGGCATCGAACGCCCTGCCGCCGTCGGTACGGCGTTTGAGGGGCTGATCCACTTCGGCGCGTGGTTCGGTATGCTGCCCGTCGGCGCACTCGTCAACCTGCATCGTGCACGCCGCTACGCACCGTACACCCTCGACCTCTTTGCCTTGCGTTTTCTCATCCTGCCTGTGTTTATGATGGCGATTTCCTATCCGTTCGTCCGTGACCCCGTCCTTCTCGGTGCAATCCTCGTCTTCTCCGTCACACCGGGTGCGATCAACTCCGTTACGGCGGCGAAACTCTACCATCTCAACGTGGACTACACCATTTCGGGCTTCCTCACCACGAGCATCGCCTTCTTCTTTCTCGTCTATCCCGCACTGTTCTTCCTGCTGCGGTAA
- a CDS encoding phosphomannomutase, translating into MAVTDKGFGAYDVRGIYPDEVNEELAYRVGRSFPTLFGAKKVAIGHDIRLSGPAIRDALAKGLTEAGCDVVDIGQCGTEMIYFATAHLGLGGGIMITASHNPKQYNGMKFVREESRPISSDTGLKDIAAMAVGETYPAPAAVPGKIEQVDILDEYVKHILTYVDVSKLKPYKIVVNTGNGAAGPIINAMEKHLPFELVKVYNEPDGNFPNGVPNPILQENREATAKVVRETGADFGVAWDGDFDRCFLFDEKGGFIEGYYMVGFLSEAFLKKNKGASVIYDPRLIWNTIEIAESLGGKPVMCKSGHAFIKDKMRQVNAIYGGEMSAHHYFRDFSYCDSGQIPWLLVAELMSASGGKTLSALMQARMDRYPTSGEINSKVTDAKAVMDRIEAKYGAAGKVTKVDGLSIEFDKWRFNLRMSNTEPVIRLNVETRQDKALLKEKTEELLAEIRA; encoded by the coding sequence ATGGCAGTGACAGACAAGGGTTTTGGCGCATACGATGTACGCGGTATCTATCCCGACGAGGTGAACGAGGAGCTTGCCTATCGTGTCGGACGCAGTTTCCCCACACTGTTCGGCGCGAAGAAGGTCGCCATCGGTCATGACATCCGCCTCTCGGGTCCCGCGATCCGCGATGCGCTCGCGAAGGGGCTCACGGAGGCGGGCTGCGACGTTGTGGACATCGGGCAGTGCGGCACGGAGATGATCTACTTCGCGACGGCACACCTCGGGCTCGGCGGCGGTATTATGATTACGGCAAGCCACAATCCGAAGCAGTACAACGGCATGAAGTTTGTACGTGAGGAGTCGCGTCCGATCTCAAGCGATACGGGGCTCAAGGACATTGCGGCAATGGCGGTCGGTGAGACCTATCCTGCGCCCGCAGCCGTTCCCGGAAAAATCGAGCAGGTGGATATTCTCGATGAATATGTCAAGCACATCCTTACCTACGTCGATGTGAGCAAGTTGAAGCCCTACAAGATCGTCGTCAACACGGGCAACGGTGCGGCAGGTCCCATCATCAATGCGATGGAGAAGCATCTCCCGTTCGAGCTGGTCAAGGTCTACAACGAGCCGGACGGCAATTTCCCGAACGGGGTGCCGAACCCGATCCTGCAGGAGAACCGTGAGGCGACGGCGAAGGTCGTGCGCGAGACGGGCGCAGACTTCGGCGTGGCGTGGGACGGCGACTTCGACCGCTGTTTCCTCTTTGACGAAAAGGGAGGCTTCATCGAGGGCTACTATATGGTGGGCTTCCTCTCCGAGGCGTTCCTGAAGAAGAACAAGGGGGCGAGCGTCATCTACGATCCGCGCCTCATCTGGAACACGATTGAGATTGCCGAGAGCCTCGGCGGCAAGCCTGTCATGTGCAAGAGCGGTCACGCATTCATCAAGGACAAGATGCGTCAGGTCAACGCAATCTACGGTGGCGAGATGAGCGCACATCACTATTTCCGCGACTTCTCCTACTGCGACAGTGGTCAGATTCCGTGGCTGCTTGTGGCGGAGCTGATGAGCGCATCGGGTGGCAAGACCCTCTCCGCGCTGATGCAGGCGCGCATGGATCGCTATCCGACCTCGGGCGAGATCAACAGTAAGGTCACGGATGCAAAGGCGGTCATGGATCGCATCGAGGCGAAGTACGGCGCAGCGGGCAAGGTGACGAAGGTGGATGGTCTCTCAATCGAGTTTGACAAATGGCGGTTCAACCTGCGTATGTCCAACACGGAGCCGGTCATCCGTCTGAACGTCGAAACACGGCAGGATAAGGCACTGCTGAAGGAAAAGACGGAGGAACTGCTCGCAGAGATTCGTGCCTGA
- a CDS encoding glucose-6-phosphate isomerase codes for MSLVLKSGFTFDYDNLYGEGKVTDADLAAYQDDLKKAHEAMKVMREKGFIRGHLSKDGEPEKVLFSQTPYIAEGHINSPASIARLKELGKHAQENTDVVISLGIGGSFLGNKVLFDVHCGELWNSLSNEQRDNYPRIYFSGNNIDPRRTGDIINHLKDVAQIKKKNGAGPLRIMLLVISKSGGTLDTMSNFMVMYDAFTKADNIEIEVVAVTDPNEEKPTLLKKLAIDKGWKQFAVPDGVGGRFTVFTEVGLTLAACIGFDIESFLAGARDMDAACQNDDLWQNPAMLNAALKFAASEKHGRDIEIMMPYGDYLKSVSEWYIQLLAESLGKQFNKEGKEVCYGRTPVVAVGTTDMHAQTQQHQEGKLNKVVQFIRIDKWADDLVIPNAFPEVQKLADIAGVTMGAALEVARQSNADALASNKRYSAVFALPELTPYHLGELLYLLAMSIAYEGELADVDAFDQPGVEAYKRIMGPKLRALKG; via the coding sequence ATGAGTCTTGTACTGAAATCCGGTTTTACATTTGATTATGACAATCTCTATGGCGAGGGCAAGGTGACGGATGCCGACCTCGCTGCATATCAGGACGATCTCAAGAAAGCGCATGAGGCGATGAAGGTCATGCGCGAAAAGGGGTTCATCCGCGGCCACCTCTCGAAGGACGGCGAGCCGGAGAAGGTGCTCTTCTCGCAGACCCCGTACATCGCGGAGGGACATATCAACTCGCCCGCGTCGATTGCGCGTCTGAAGGAGCTCGGCAAACACGCGCAGGAGAACACGGATGTCGTGATCTCGCTTGGCATCGGCGGCTCGTTCCTCGGGAACAAGGTGCTGTTCGATGTGCATTGTGGTGAGCTCTGGAATTCGCTCTCGAATGAACAGCGCGATAACTATCCGCGCATCTATTTCAGCGGCAACAACATCGACCCGCGCCGCACGGGCGACATCATTAACCATCTGAAGGATGTTGCACAGATCAAGAAGAAGAACGGCGCAGGACCGCTGCGCATCATGCTCCTCGTCATCTCAAAGTCGGGCGGTACGCTCGACACGATGTCGAACTTCATGGTGATGTACGATGCCTTTACGAAGGCGGATAACATCGAGATCGAGGTCGTCGCTGTCACCGACCCGAACGAGGAGAAGCCGACCCTGCTCAAGAAGCTTGCAATCGACAAGGGGTGGAAACAGTTCGCTGTGCCGGACGGCGTTGGCGGACGCTTCACCGTGTTCACCGAGGTTGGGCTCACGCTCGCCGCGTGCATCGGCTTTGACATCGAGAGCTTCCTCGCGGGCGCGCGCGATATGGATGCGGCATGTCAGAATGATGATCTCTGGCAGAACCCTGCCATGCTCAATGCGGCGCTGAAATTTGCGGCATCGGAGAAGCACGGGCGCGACATCGAGATCATGATGCCGTACGGCGACTATTTGAAATCCGTTTCCGAGTGGTACATCCAGCTGCTCGCCGAATCTCTCGGCAAGCAGTTCAACAAGGAGGGCAAGGAGGTCTGCTACGGGCGCACACCGGTCGTCGCCGTCGGTACGACCGATATGCACGCGCAGACGCAGCAGCATCAGGAGGGCAAGCTCAACAAGGTGGTGCAGTTCATCCGCATCGACAAATGGGCGGATGATCTCGTGATCCCGAATGCGTTCCCCGAGGTTCAAAAGCTCGCGGACATCGCGGGCGTGACGATGGGCGCGGCACTTGAGGTTGCGCGTCAGTCGAATGCGGACGCACTCGCATCGAACAAGCGCTACAGTGCCGTTTTTGCACTGCCGGAGCTGACCCCGTATCACCTCGGCGAACTGCTCTATCTGCTCGCGATGTCGATTGCCTACGAGGGCGAACTCGCGGATGTGGACGCGTTCGATCAGCCGGGTGTGGAGGCGTACAAACGCATCATGGGACCGAAACTCCGGGCACTCAAGGGATGA
- a CDS encoding type II secretion system protein GspD — MRRWMMTALLICLLLATKHTAAAPVTIDVMGGDVRSVLLAVARMGEIPLVVDDSVTGTVTAHLTGEGEEVLRLVAAARGIHVEQHGDVFIALATDTRAESRGVHSYIVRYGDPEELAHAANLSLIGEGKRAVVSKSNEERWNEDSDSDVQRRVLVDRATNTLLFYGTESEALAVREILSALDAAPRQVSLEAHVVAVSKQAAKELGVDWSWSSLPQYSKMERDAAERHNTGGNDADARLGGLIRFGRGPGGVPYEFRYSAAIRALITDGRAKMLARPNITTVQGHEAVINIGAEVPVPRVVNSNSVTTTGIEYREAGIILRYTPRITADGGIAARVHTEVSTPVFVEDMKAYRFQKRSADTTVHLRDGETMVIGGLIDSDESRSLAKIPFLGDIPVLGAFFRSVRTSKTETELMIFLTAHVLDEG; from the coding sequence ATGAGACGATGGATGATGACGGCGCTTCTTATCTGTCTGCTGCTTGCCACGAAACACACCGCCGCCGCACCCGTGACGATTGACGTGATGGGCGGCGATGTGCGCAGTGTTCTGCTCGCCGTGGCACGTATGGGCGAGATTCCCCTTGTCGTCGACGACAGCGTGACGGGGACGGTGACGGCGCATTTGACGGGGGAAGGGGAGGAAGTGCTGCGCCTTGTCGCCGCTGCACGCGGCATCCATGTGGAGCAGCACGGTGATGTTTTTATCGCACTTGCCACAGATACACGCGCAGAAAGTCGCGGTGTACATTCGTATATCGTACGCTATGGTGATCCCGAGGAACTCGCACACGCTGCAAATTTATCCTTGATCGGTGAAGGAAAACGGGCAGTTGTGTCGAAAAGTAATGAAGAGAGATGGAATGAGGACTCTGATTCTGACGTACAGCGGCGTGTTCTTGTGGATCGCGCCACGAATACCCTTCTTTTTTATGGGACGGAATCGGAGGCTCTTGCCGTTCGCGAAATACTTTCCGCGCTTGATGCTGCCCCCAGGCAGGTATCGCTTGAGGCGCATGTGGTTGCTGTTTCAAAACAGGCGGCAAAGGAACTCGGCGTGGACTGGTCATGGTCGTCCCTGCCGCAGTATTCCAAGATGGAGCGCGATGCGGCGGAGCGTCATAACACCGGTGGAAACGATGCAGATGCACGTTTGGGCGGGCTCATCCGCTTTGGCAGAGGACCGGGGGGCGTTCCTTACGAGTTCCGTTACTCTGCTGCGATTCGCGCCCTCATCACGGACGGGCGGGCAAAGATGCTTGCCCGTCCGAACATTACCACGGTACAGGGACATGAGGCGGTCATCAACATCGGCGCCGAAGTTCCTGTGCCGCGTGTTGTAAATTCCAACAGTGTCACGACGACGGGGATCGAGTACCGTGAGGCGGGGATCATTCTGCGTTATACGCCGCGTATCACGGCGGACGGCGGCATTGCCGCCCGTGTACATACGGAGGTCAGTACCCCCGTATTTGTCGAGGATATGAAGGCGTACCGGTTTCAAAAGAGAAGTGCGGACACCACCGTTCACCTCAGGGACGGTGAGACCATGGTGATCGGCGGACTTATTGACAGCGACGAGTCGCGTTCTCTGGCGAAAATCCCGTTTCTCGGAGATATACCTGTCCTTGGGGCTTTTTTTCGCTCCGTACGGACGAGCAAGACCGAGACGGAGCTCATGATTTTTCTCACAGCTCATGTGTTGGATGAAGGATAA
- a CDS encoding response regulator codes for MAIRILLADDHALLRQGIKRVLNFEDDLEVVGEAEDGQEALARTLMLKPDILLLDINMPGLTGLEVTKQLKQARSRTKIIALTIHDSDNYVLELLKNGALGYLLKDVEPNVLIKAIHMVNEGNPFVYPKLAERLFGSSAVCGDVSRMAKEIWDESRGERLTPREMDVLGCIAKGLSNQDIGKALGLSEKTVKNHLTSIFHKLKVNDRTQALVYVLKNKIVTLE; via the coding sequence GTGGCAATCAGGATATTACTTGCAGACGATCACGCACTGCTGCGGCAGGGCATCAAGCGTGTGCTGAACTTCGAGGACGACCTCGAAGTTGTCGGCGAAGCAGAGGACGGACAGGAAGCCCTTGCGCGGACGCTCATGCTCAAGCCGGACATCCTGCTCCTCGACATCAACATGCCGGGACTTACAGGGCTGGAGGTCACGAAGCAGCTCAAACAGGCGCGTTCGCGTACGAAGATTATCGCGCTCACGATCCACGACAGCGACAACTACGTCCTCGAACTCCTCAAGAATGGCGCACTCGGCTACCTGCTCAAAGACGTTGAGCCGAACGTCCTCATCAAGGCGATCCACATGGTCAACGAGGGCAACCCGTTCGTTTATCCGAAACTCGCGGAGCGGCTTTTTGGAAGTTCTGCCGTCTGCGGTGATGTCAGCCGCATGGCAAAGGAGATCTGGGACGAGAGCCGCGGTGAACGCCTCACCCCGCGTGAGATGGACGTGCTCGGCTGCATCGCAAAGGGGCTCTCGAATCAGGACATCGGCAAGGCGCTCGGTCTGAGTGAAAAGACCGTCAAGAACCACCTCACGAGCATCTTCCACAAGCTCAAGGTCAACGACCGCACACAGGCACTCGTCTATGTGCTCAAGAACAAGATTGTAACGTTGGAATAA